GCTCCCTGGTACCGATCACGTAGTCGGAGCCGGCCTCTTTGCCAAAGTAATATTCGGTATAGAGTGTTTCGGAATAATTTGTGAAGCTTTCATGAACCCACATGTCGGCAATGTCTTTGTAAGTGATATTATTGGCAAACCACTCGTGGCCGCTCTCATGGATGATGATGAAATCCCATCGCAACCCCCAGCCGGTATTCGATAAATCCCGGCCCAGGTAACCATTTTTGAATTTGTTTCCATAAGTAACGGAACTCTGGTGCTCCATACCCAGGTAAGGTACCTGTATCAGTTTGTAGCCGTCTTCATAAAAGGGGTAAGGACCAAACCAGTACTCAAAAGCTTTCAACATCAGAGGTACCTGTTTAAACTGTTCCTTTGCTTTCTCAAAATCGTCTTTGAAAGCGTAGTAACTTATAGGCAGGTTACCTTTTTCACCTTTATAAATTTCCTTCCAGCTGGTGTAATTTGCTACGTTCATATTGACGCCGTAGTTATTGATCGGGTTTCTGACTACCCAGTTAAAGGTATGGCTGCCATCGGCCTGCTCAGTCACACTTTCAAGTTGCCCATTGGAAATGCCCTGCAACGATTTTGGCACGGTGAGGCTGATCCGCATACTGTCCGGTTCGTCGTACATGTGATCTTTGCAAGGCCACCACACGCTGGCTCCCAGTTGCTGACACGACGTAGCAATTATAGAATTCCCCTCAGCGTCCCGCACCCATTGCAAACCTCCGTCCCAGGGCGGGCGTTTAGCTAATTTAGGTTTTCCAGAGTAGTTTATCTCAATGAATTCATTATTACCCTTATTCTGTTTCTTTTCCAGATGGATGAAAAAGGCATTTCCGTCCCGTCTGTAGGTGAGCTCCCGGCCATCCTGAACAACTTTTATAATTCTGAGAGGTTCCTGTAAGTCTATCTGCATTACCTGAGAGGATTCCAGCACCCGATAACCGATGGTGTTACTTCCCATCACGGTACTGTCGGAAGTGTTGGGTTTTACCTGCAAATGGTAATAGGCGAGGTCCCACCATGCTCTTTCTGCAGTAACAGACCCACGGAGCGTATCAGCATGGGTAAAACGCTGTTTTTGAGCAAGAGATAAGACGGATACAAAAACCAGGCAACCGGACAAAAGGAATCTCAGCATGTGTGTTGGGATGGTGATACAGCTTAAAAGGCAGGGAATATGGCGATGAAGTATGCGGGTTAGAAATTGCTCCTTTATTTTTCCATAATTTCCATATCGTTCAGTTCTGGCCCGCCGCCTCTATTGGCCGAGCCTGTCGCAATATATACCTTTTTGTTTAGTACTACGGCCTGTGTTCCATGTCTCCCCTGGTGCATTGAAGGTAGTTTTTCCCATTTCTGGGTTTGGGTATTGAAAGCTTCCACCTCGCTGTGTGCGGCTTCCTGAGTACCGCTCTCTCCGCCAATTACGAGGATCTTGTTTCCATAGGCCACCGTGGTATGGCCGGCCCGCAGTGTCGGGAGGTTATTGGATTCGTCCAGTGTCGTCCACTTGTCTGTCTTAAAGTCATAAACGTCTACTTCTTTGATCGTCGTATTGATTACCTGATTGATCCGTGCAGTGGACAGCCTTCCCCCGGCAACGTAAAGTTTGTTTTCATGAACGGCAACTTGTACATGATCACGCGGGCGAGGGGCATCGGTCAGTTTTCTCCAGGTATTCGTGGCAGGGGTATATTCATCGAACCACGCAACCTGGCCGTCCCAATGTCCATCCTGAATCCCACACACGAGATAGATCTTGTCGTTCATTGTAAATGCACCGGCAGCTCCGCGCCTGCGATTTTCAGGGATTTCAGGTCCTTTGCGCCATTCGTTTTTTATAGGATTAAAGATATAAATATTAGGAATGGGTATCTCGTGGGGAAATCCGCCTGTAAAG
This portion of the Dyadobacter sp. CECT 9275 genome encodes:
- a CDS encoding M1 family metallopeptidase; this encodes MLRFLLSGCLVFVSVLSLAQKQRFTHADTLRGSVTAERAWWDLAYYHLQVKPNTSDSTVMGSNTIGYRVLESSQVMQIDLQEPLRIIKVVQDGRELTYRRDGNAFFIHLEKKQNKGNNEFIEINYSGKPKLAKRPPWDGGLQWVRDAEGNSIIATSCQQLGASVWWPCKDHMYDEPDSMRISLTVPKSLQGISNGQLESVTEQADGSHTFNWVVRNPINNYGVNMNVANYTSWKEIYKGEKGNLPISYYAFKDDFEKAKEQFKQVPLMLKAFEYWFGPYPFYEDGYKLIQVPYLGMEHQSSVTYGNKFKNGYLGRDLSNTGWGLRWDFIIIHESGHEWFANNITYKDIADMWVHESFTNYSETLYTEYYFGKEAGSDYVIGTRELISNDIPIVGTYGVNQEGSRDMYYKGGNMLHTIRQIINDDEKWRQILRGLNQAFYHQTVDGSQIENYITEQGGKTLSKVFDQYLRDTRIPVFQYSIDNGGIQYRWTNVVKGFDMPLKVKIGNEEQWLYPTAKLKTLKTKGIKKLVVDRNFYVESKQL
- a CDS encoding Kelch repeat-containing protein, coding for MNALYRFYSALLMVAFYAGSVSAQIWQAVEPSNLPEKRHENGMAQAHGKLYLIGGRGSRPVDEYDPKKDTWTTLSKAPLEMSHFQAVSFKDEIYVLGAFTGGFPHEIPIPNIYIFNPIKNEWRKGPEIPENRRRGAAGAFTMNDKIYLVCGIQDGHWDGQVAWFDEYTPATNTWRKLTDAPRPRDHVQVAVHENKLYVAGGRLSTARINQVINTTIKEVDVYDFKTDKWTTLDESNNLPTLRAGHTTVAYGNKILVIGGESGTQEAAHSEVEAFNTQTQKWEKLPSMHQGRHGTQAVVLNKKVYIATGSANRGGGPELNDMEIMEK